The genomic stretch TTAATTCCATTGGCTCTCTTAGAGGGTCTATCGGAGGATTTGTAACTTGTGATGCATCAAGTAACATTCTATCCCAGTAAGAAACATATGCCTTATCATTACCACTACCTATGAGGATCATCCCTCCAGTTTCGGCCTGTTTTTTTATACTGTTAATAGTGTATGAGCTCCAATGAAAGTTTTCTTTGTAAAGGGCATTATTTTTAGTGATTGTTAAAGCGTCTGTTGGACACATCATTTCACATCGATGACATCCTACGCATTTGTCATTGTAAATACGAATTAAATCAAACTCCTCAAAATACTTGAAGATTTCTTCAGAGCATTGTCTTACACAGACCTTACATTTGATGCATCTGTCTTCATTTTTATCTACGATAAATTCAGGAATAATATTAGACATATTTATCATCCAACAAAAATATTGCAGGCTCTCCGCCTTTTGGCCTATAAACTAAATCAAGATCAGGGCAAATTTTCCTTACTGCACATTCTTCACTTGACATATAGACTGTATTTTCATTTTTTCCTACAAGAAGCGGTCTTAGTTTTAACCTGTCTCCAAGACCCATTATACCATTTTCAAATCCTAAAATAACTGAGAATGGCCCTGTGAGTAGGGCTCCTGCATAAGTCATCCTCAATGCTTTTAGTACCTCTCTCTGTCTTTCTTCCATTCTGTCTATATCTACCCACATTGGACTCGCAAGGACCTTAGAGGCCAAAGGTAGAGTTAGATTATTTTTTCTAACTAAGAAATCTAAAAGATAAGTTATTACTTCAGTATCAGTTACAAGATTACACTTGTAGCCATACATCTCAAGATATCTTCTATTTGTATCGTAAGAAGAGATTTCACCATTATGAACTATAGTCCAGTCAAGTAATCCAAATGGATGTGCTCCCCCCCACCATCCAGGAGTATTGGTGGGGAATCTTCCATGGGCGGTCCATATGTAGCCACTGTAATCTTCGAGACGATAAAACTTACTGATATCTTCGGGGTATCCTACGCCCTTGAAGACACCCATATTTTTCCCGCTTGATATTACATATGCTCCTTCAATGTTATTATTGATGTCCATTACGGCCTTGAATGTCTCTTCTCTTTCGGAATCTTTGGACAAGATATTCCTATTTTTAACAAAGTATCGCCACAATAGTGGTTTATTGGGGAGAATAATAAAATTATCAGTTCTAATCTTTTCATCGTATTCGATTAAAAAGTGTTTATTGATCAACTCTTCAGTTTTCTCTTTTGCTTTTACAGAATCAAAAAATAAATGAAATGCATAATCGTCCGGATAATCCGGATAAATTCCATAACCAGAAAATCCACCACCTAATCCATTGGCCCTATCATGCATTACAGAAATTGCATCTGTGATGACGCTGCCACTGACCTTTTCTCCGTCAGTATTTATTAATCCGAATATAGAGCAGCCTGAAATATCCTTTTCTTTCGGAAATTTGTTCATAATAAAAGCTTAAAAGAAAATATATATATTAATTTCTATAACAAATTGGCCATTATAGGCCAGAATTAATGTCAAAAATGCCTATTAAAGTCATATTTGAGTATAATAAATAATCTAAAGTAGACCTATTATGTTTCCTTTGTCATCAATATCCATTTTTACAGCGGCAGGCAACCTTGAAAGACCGGGCATTAGGTTGATGTTACCACAAACGATAACAATATAACCTGCACCACTTGCAAGTTCAACGTCTGTGACTTCTAAATCAAATGGAGGTGGAACTCCAATTAGATTTTTATCATCTGATAAAGACAGTTGAGTTTTCGCGATACATATGGGAAGATTCCCATATCCAAGTTTTTTATATAATTCAAGTTTTTTCTTGGGTTTAGTTTCAAATATCACACTTTTTGCCCCGTAGATTTTTTTAGCAATTATCTCAACTTTTTTTTCAATGTCGTCAGTTAGTTCGTAAAGTGGTTTGAAATTATTCTTTTTCTTAGATAATTCCAATACCCTATTTGCAAGCTCTATGCCACCTTTACCTCCTTCTGAAAACATATTGGACAATGAAACAGGCACTTCTTTTTTTGAGCAAAGTGATTTTATCATTTCAATTTCTTGATCTCTGTCAAAATTGAATTTATTTATACATACTACAACTGGAACCCCAAATAGTTTGAGATTATCAATATGTTTTTCAACATTTTTTAGACCTTTTAAAAAAGCCTCTTCATCGTGGTATGTAATAATATCCTTTAATCCACCATGGTATTTTATTGCCTTGCATGTCACGACTAACACTACGGCGGATGGAGAAAAATTACCTTTTCTTGAAACTATATTAAGGAACTTTTCTGCACCTAAATCTGCACCGAATCCAGCTTCAATTATGACAAAATCGGCCAATTTTAGAGCAATATTGGTCGCAAGTATCGAATTCGTACCTATGGAGATATTTGCAAATGGCCCTCCATGGATAATCGCAGGTGTGTGCTCAATTGTTTGAACAAGATTTGGTTTAAGAGCTTCTTTTAGTATTGCTGCCAGTGCTCCTTCAACTTTTAATTTCCCTGCATTTATGGGATTTCCTTTTCGATCAAATGCAACGGTGATTTTAGAAAGTTTTTCCTTAAGTTCTATTATATCGTGTGAAAGGCATACAATAGACATTATCTCCGATGCTGCAGTAATAATAAATTTGGATTCACGGGGTATGCCATTACCTGAACCTCCAAGACCAATAACGATATTTCTCAGAGCTCGATCATTCATGTCAATTGCTCTCGGCCAAACAATATTATTAATATCAATATCCAGTTCATTACCCATTAATATATGTGTATCAAGCATTGCTGCCAAGAGATTGTGTGCGGCTTGTACTGCATGAATATCGCCGGTAAAATGTAAGTTGATGTCCTCCATTGGAAGAATTTGTGAGTGCCCGCCGCCAGTAGCCCCTCCCTTCACGCCAAATACAGGCCCCATGGAAGGTTCTCTTAAGGTAATCATTGTTTTCTTTCCAAGAAGCGATAGAGCTTGTCCCAATCCGATGGTGGTAAGTGTCTTTCCTTCTCCATGTGGAGTTGGATTCATTGCAGTTACTAGGATTAAATGGCCATTATTGTTTTTTTCTGTTTTCTTTAGAAGCGATAGATCTATTTTTGCTTTATGTTTACCATACGGTTCAATATATAATTCGTCGATTCCTGCTTTTTCAGCAATTTTTTCTATTGACCAGATGTCTGCTTTTTTAGCTATCTCAACGTCACTTTCCATCATAACCATCTTGATTTCAGATTCAATTGTAAATCTTTTTAAAAAGTTTTCGTTATTTAGTATATGCTTTCTAAGTCTGAGCTAAGGGCTGCAATTAAAGAACAAATTGTTAATCTAGATTATGCCAAAAAAGAGGTTATGGACGAAAAAATAAGAAAAAATATCTATAATCTTAATGAATATTGGGTAGCAAAGACTATTTTTTCATATGTTTCAAAAGATAAAGAAGTAGATACACTTGATTTAATTAACCATTCAATAAGTCTTGGAAAAACAGTTTGTGTTCCCTTGACTAAGAAGGAGAATAATTCTCTTGAAATGAGAAAAATCGAAGATTTAATGGACCTAAAAATCGGAAACTTCAATATTCTAGAGCCAAATGATCATGCTAAATGTGTCAATTCTAAAGAAGTAGAAATACTTTTTATCCCAGGTCTTGCATTTGGAATTGGGCGTGAAAGACTCGGAAGAGGGGGAGGTTATTTTGACAGATTCTTAGTACAATCAACTGGCCTTAAAGTGGGTCTTGCCTATGAATTTCAGATCTTTGATTCGTTACCAGTTCAAAAGCACGATATAAAAATGGATATGATAATCACTGATAAACGAATTATCAACTGCGTTTAAAAGAATAAATAAGGATTATTGCGGGGAAGAGAATCATCGAAGCAAAAGGATTTATTGCTAAAAATGACGCAAGGGCTGGCAGGCTTGATCCTGTTATCGTAGAAAGATCCTGGCTGAGGGAAAATGTAGAAAATATTGTTCCTCTTTTTGAAACTTCTATATTTTCACACAAGAAGGAATAACACCAAACATCAATGAATGCTCCGGCTAATCCAATAAGTCCAGATGATAGAAAGAACAAAACAATATTATTGGAAATAACTAAGAATACAATCCCTGTTATGTGGATTAATGCCCCCCATTTAATCCAAAATCTTTTAGTTTCAACTTTTGCGTAACGTCCAATAAGAATCTCAGAAACACCAAAAACAAGAGATTCGAATGCGACTATCAAAGAAACTATAGATCCTGACATCCCAAGTTTTCCTATGGCAAATCTAACAAAGAATATCAAGAAAGCAGAGAATACTGCAATATCAAAAGTCTTGTACACTAATGGATCTAATACTTTTTTGAGTGTATTAATAGAGGGGTAACTCTTTTCGCGTAATTCAAATTTAAATTCTTTCATGAAGTATAGATACAACACAGAGATAGATGCCCCAATTAAGAATATGGTGTAAAATGTCCACTTCAATCCGAGTAGATCAACAAATATACCTGGCAGCAGAAGTCCAAATACCCATCCTAGGCCTGAAACTCCTCCAAAGATACTGACTTTCTTTTCCGGTTTTTGTGTAATAGGTCTAAGGGAAAAAATTATAACTACTGTAAGAAAAGTAGCAAGAGAAACAGCTACAAAAACTTGAAGTAGTGCGAGATGCAAGATATTATTTGTAAATGAAATGAGAAAAGCTGATATTGAAGAGAGTATCAAAGCGGCCAGCAATAAATATTTCTCTCCAATTCTATCAGAGAGAACTCCTACTACAGGTTTCAAGAAAAATGAAACACCGTCCCCAATGACAAATAGCAATGCATAAGGCAAGAGAGATATTCCTATTTTAGTAAAATATATCCCGAAGAGAACCATTGTGAATCCATGAAAAAATGATTTATAGAATCCCAACATTGATCCAAAGAACAATCTTTTAGTTTCAACTGCCAAATAATTTCCTTCCTTTCAATATGTATCCCGCTATATATATGGACCCAGTAATAAGTAATTTTTCATCGTTTTTAAGGTTTGACAGGCAATAGTCAAACGCGTTTAAAGGATCTTCAAAAGACTTAATTTCATTGAAATACCGTCTTGCTTTTTCTTCAAGAGTATTAATATTGGCGCATCTTGGAGGAATTGTTGTCAAGACTATTCTCTTTGAAATTTTGGAAAATTCTTTTAGGATTCCTTCAATATCTTTGTCCTGAGAAATTCCAACGAGTAAAATTGTTTTTGCATCTAGAAATAAATTGTTGTAAGTTTCTGAAAGCGATTTTGCACCGGCAATATTATGTGCAACGTCGACTAGAATCATTGGATTTTTTCTTACTATCTGGAATCTCCCTGGCCATGTTGATTTTTCAAGGCCTTCCCTAATCGAACTTTCTTTTATTTCAAATCCATAAGAAGATATCGATTCTGCCAAGCTGATTGCACAGGCTGCGTTTACTATTTGATGACTGCCAATCATCTTAATTTTAACATCACTAAACATATTGTCACTGGATTTGTAATCAAAAATAGACCCTTCAAAGTTAATTTTTTTCTCAATTGCATCAAAATCTCTTTTGTATAATTTTAATGAAGCTCCTTTTTCAAGACAGATTTTTTCAAGTAATGGTGATAGCTCCAAATCAATGCAAGAAGATACTGATGATCCTTTTTTTATTATGCCTGCTTTTTCAATTAATATTTCCTCTTTACTGTGGCCCAATATTTCTTGATGGTCAAGAGAGATATTTGTAATGGCTACGGATTTACCATTTAAAACGTTAGTAGCGTCTAGCCTTCCACCAAGCCCAACTTCGGAGATTATAAAGTCGACTTTTTTATCGGCAAAATAGATAATTGAGATTGCAGTTAGAACTTCAAAAAATGTTGGACTACCAATGCCCTTGATTTTTTCTGCTTCTTCGCAGTAATATTTTAGATCTAAAAGGATTTTATCAAAATCTTTCGAGGGGATATTTTTATCTCCAATCTTTATTCTTTCGTAAATGTCAATTAGATGGGGAGATATATAAGACCCAACTTTGTAGTTAGATTGGGACAATATTCCAGAAATAAAAGTGACAACTGAGCCTTTTCCATTTGTTCCGGCAACATGAACTACGGGGATATCTTCCCATTTTCTTCCACTTTTTTCAAGTAGAAATCTTATTCTTTCAAGACCAAGTTTTGAATTTAATCGTTCTTGCCCAGGTGTAGAACCAATAAGTTTTAACGACTCTAAAAAATCATCTTGCACAGTCGTTCTGTTTTAAAAAGCAGATTATAAGGTTTTCCAGAAGCATGGCTCGAGTCATAGGGCCGACCCCACCTGGAACTGGGGTGATATATGATGTTATTTTACTGACCTCATCATACTTAACATCCCCTTTAATACCGTCCACATCTCGAGTTATACCAACATCTACCACTACAGCCCCTTCTTTCACCATATCTGCAGTCAAGAAATCAGTTTTTCCTACTCCGACTATAACTATATCTGCATGCTTTGTCTTTTCTTTCAGATTTTTAGTTTTGGTGTGTACGACGGTTACTGTTCCACCTTTATTTATCATCATAGCTGCCAAAGGCTTTCCAATAATATTACTCCTATTTATTATTGTTATGTCAGCACCTTCTATCGGTATGTTGTATTCTTCAAGAATTTTAACTACTCCTTTAGGCGTGCATGGAAACAAGTCTGAGATGTTTAGGAGTATTCTACCAACATTGATGGGTGTAAATCCATCTACATCTTTTAATGGGTCTATTCTTTCTAAGATCTTGTTACTATCTATGTGTTTTGGTAAAGGTAATTGGACAAGGATTCCATGAACATCTTTTCTTTTATTTAATTTATCAATTAACAAAAGAAGATCTTCTTCACAGATATCATCATAATAGAACTCTTCATAATCAATTCCAATTTTCTCTGAATCCTTCTTCTTTAAAGTAACATAAACTCTAGATGCAGGATTGCTTCCTACTAACACAGTTGCCAATTTAGGATGAAGGCCTTTTTTATTATATTCTGCTACTTTTTCTGAAAGTTCATTTGCTATTCTCAGAGATAGTGCCTTGCCATCAAGTATTTTTGTGGTCATAAGTTCAATGGGAATTTTTTGCAGAGATCCCTTACCTCCACTCTTACTTTTTCAGGAGCGCAGTCATCCTTCTTCTGAAGAACACGATGAATCATTTGGGCTATCAATTTCATCTCTTGCTCCTTCATTCCTCTGGAAGTAATTGCAGGGACACCGAGTCTAAGACCTGATGTAACATTAGGTGGCTTTGGATCGTAAGGTATAACATTTCTATTTGCTGTAATGCCTGCAGCTTCCAATAATTCCTGCGCTTCTTTTCCAGTTATATCATTTTTTCTCAAATCCAACAAGAGTAAGTGATTATCAGTGCCTCCAGTGATAAGCTCATATCCTAATGACATTAACTCCTCAGATAAAACTTTACAATTATTGATAATTTGTCTCTGATATTTTATGAAATCTTCACCCATTGCTTCCTTAAAGCAAACTGCCTTTGCAGCTATTGTATGCATCATGGGACCGCCTTGAGCAAATGGGAAAACAGCTTTGTCAATTGCCTTCTTATGTTCTTCTTTGCAGAGTATTAGTCCCCCTCTTGGACCTCTTAAGGTCTTATGGGTAGTAGAAGTTACAAAGTCACAATAAGGAATAGGAGATTTATGAAATCCGCACGCGACAAGTCCTGCAATGTGCGCCATATCTGCGAGTAAAAGAGCGCCTACTTCATCTGCAATTTCTCTGAATCCTTCAAAATCTATCTCTCTTGGATAAGAACTAGCACCTGTTACAATAAGTTTAGGCCTTAATTCGATAGCTTTTTCTCTTACCTCGTTTAAATCAATCCTATACGTATTTTTATTGACACCATAAAAATGGAAGTTGTAAAATTTTCCAGAAAAATTAACAGGGGACCCATGTGACAAATGTCCTCCACAAGATAAATCCATCCCGAGAACTGTATCCCCGACATCTAAACATGCAAAATATACTGCCATATTAGCCTGTGTTCCTGAGTGTGCCTGAACATTTGCATGGTCTGCTTTGAAAAGCTTCTTTGCCCTTTCGATTGCAAGAGATTCTGCAACGTCGACAAATTTACAGCCTCCATAGTATCTCTTGCCAGGATAGCCTTCGGCATATTTATTTGTCATAACAGATCTTTGTGCTTCAAGAACTGCATTACTTGTAAAATTCTCACTGGCTATAAGTTCAAGCCCTTCATTTTGACGATTTTTTTCATCTTCAATTGCATTAAAAATTTCAACATCAACTTGATCCAATGATTTCATAAAATCACGACATGATTAAAAAGCCTAAATCTCTTATAAATATTTTGCTATTTTCTAATCTCAAGATATTTTTATAATTCCATATTATGGCAATAATATTTCATAATAGTTAATTTTATATACCTATTAGGTAGGATAATATAATATTCTGGCATGAAATAGAGGAATTACTATGGTAAAAGATATTTGTATTCTAAGAGGAAGGACTATAGATGAGCAAGAGAAATTAATCATCAAAGCTTTGATAAGAAATCCTAGAAGCAGTGATAATCAAATAAGCAAAGCGACCAGAGTTCCAGTAAGAACTGTCTACAGAAAAAGGAAAAAATTAGAAGAAGAAGGCATTATACACTATTATCTAAATGTAAATCTAGATAAATCAGGTATTGGTAAAATAAATGCCAGACATCTCTATATCATTAAATTTAAACTTGGTCTTCCATATACTCAGTTTATCCGAGAAATTAATGAAGAAAATAACGTGAGAACTGTCTTCACCGAACATATCTACCAATCTTTCCTTGCAGAAGTCGATGGGAGAGTTGCCCTTGTAATGATTTTGGAAGGAGAAAGAGATGAGGACATAGTAGAAAACTTTAATAAAATAATAGTTCCGTCATTGAAGAAAAATCATGGTCCAGAATCAATCGAAGATGTTCAGACTATAAGACTCTCAGATCCTATCAGATTCTTCCACAATTACCTGCCGATGTTAAACATTAAAAACGGAAGAATTCGTGATGACTGGAGAGATGAATTAATTTTTATTACCTAATTATCTTTGATTATTCTAGGCCATTTTTTCTTTTTATTAGGCCTTATTAGACCTAAATTAGCCATTATAAAACAGTAAGTATTAAATAGTAGATGATACTTCTCTTTTCTATCAAATACCTAGACAAATGGGTAAATATAAAAAATAATTTTGGAGGAATAAAATGGACAAAGAGCAGGTAAAGAAAATAATTAAGGAAAAGAACATAAAATACGTAAGATTGCAGTTTGTGGACATGCTAGGAATACCAAAGAACTTTTCAATATCTGTAGACCTACTAGACTCTGTATTTGAATCTGGGATGGGTTTTGATAGTTCTTCAATTAAAGGATTTACAGATATCTCGCACAGTGACAGTGTTTTGATGCCAGACCCGGATACATTTAAGATAATCCCGTGGCTTGATGAAGCAAGAATAATCTGTGATGTGTGCTACCCAACAACATTGAAGCCTTTTGAAGGTGACCCAAGAAGTCTTTTGAAAAAAGAAATACAAAAACTTGCAGAAGAAAAAATGGAGTTTTATGTTGGTCCAGAGATAGAGTTTCACTTATTAAAGCAAGAAAATGGAAAACTTGTCCCACATGATTCTGGAGGATATGCAGATTTTTCACCTCTTGATTTAGGGGAAGAAATCAGAAACAAAGCCGGACTATACATGCAAATGATGGGTGTAAAAAGTGAGATTACCCATCACGAGGTAGGAAGCGGCCAGCACGAAATTGATTTTAGATTTAAAGAAAGTGCTCTTGAAGCAGCCGATGATGTTATCACATATAAGCAGGTCGTAAAAAACATAGCTGCTAAAGAAGGTCTTGTAGTTACATACATGCCAAAACCGTTTTATGGACAAGCTGGAAACGGTATGCACTGTCACCAAAGTGTTTTCCAAAATGGAAGAAACGTATTCTATGACCCAAAGACAAAAAATTTATCCGATAAAGGCCGATGGTACATAGGTGGAATTTTAAAACATGCAAAAGCACTTACTGCTATTTGTTCTCCATCTGTTAACTCCTACAAGAGATTAGTTCCAGGATACGAAGCGCCAGTATATATTGCATGGGGATGGTCTAACAGAACAACTTTAGTGAGATTGCCTGGATACGATCCAACTAATGAAAAGGCTTTAAGGATAGAATTTAGATCTCCTGACCCAACTTGTAACCCATATCTTTCATTTACTGCCATGTTAAAAGCTGGGATGGACGGAATCGAAAATCAGATTGAGCCTCCTGAGCCAGTTGACTATGACTTATTCGAATTATCATTAGCCGAATTAGAGGAAAGGGGTATAGAAACATTGCCAATAAACCTAGGAGAAGCAATAAAGGAACTTGAAAATGACAAGGTAATAAGAGATTCATTAGGTAAGCACATTTCTACAAAATACATTGAGCACAAGAAAAAGGTTTGGGAAGAATATTCAATGTATGTTACTGACTGGGAGTTCCAAAAATACCTCAGATACTAATAAAATTTTAATTTTTATTATTTTTCTCACAGATATGATTTACAACAGAAAATTTTCATATATTTTAAAAAATGGCCGAAATCAATCTAAAATCTTTTATATTTAAACTACTTTTATAATGCAGATGTTATACCTTATAGGCCTTGGACTGTCAGAAAAAGACCTTTCGTTGAAAGCCTTTGAAGTATTGAGTAAAGTTAAGAATATTTATGTTGACACTTATACTAATTATTTTGATTTTGACCTTCTGTGGCTTGAAAAGAAATTAGGTACTAAAGTGATCCCTCTTTCTAGAGAAGACATAGAAAAAAATCCTTTATTCTTAGATATTGCGAAATCTGATGATGTTGCACTTCTTGTATCGGGAGATCCTCTTGTTGCTACAACCCATACAGATATCCTCTTAAGGGCAATTAAAAGAGGCATCCAAACAAAAATATTTCATGCTTCATCAATTTATTCAGCCATTGCTGAAACAGGCCTCCACATATATAGATTTGGAAAAACTGCCAGCATCCCCTATCCTGAAGAAAACTTCTCCCCAAGAAGCTTTTATGACGTGGTAATTGAAAATAAAGAAAGAAATCTCCATACAATGCTATTGCTAGATGTAAAAAAGGAGAAAAATCTTTTTATGGATCCAAAGGAAGCCATGGATATATTAAAAAGAATTGATGAAAGTAGAATTATTGGAGAGATTATTATAATTTCTAGGATTGGGCATGAAGATCAAAGAATCATATATGGAGATATAGATGAATTAGTCAACTTTGATAAAGAATTCTATGGCTCACCCCCTCATACTTTAGTAATTCCTGCAGAGTTACACTTTGCAGAAGAGGAATATCTGATAAGTCTTGCAGAAATACATAAAAACAGTAAAAATAAATAAAAAATATTACGATAATAAAATAGCCTTGGTGTTATCATTATGCCATTTGAAAATAAAAAAATAGATGAATTGACTGAAAAAATATCCGCAGTTGAAACATCTAACGAAGAAAGAATTTTGGAAATATCAAGATTACTTGATGGGTATAAAGAATTTCTCGATACATTAAAATCACATAATGTTGAAGCTATTAAACAGTGGGAAATTGAAAAGTTTGAAGAAAAACTTCAGCAGATTATAAAAAATGTCGATATTGTTAGTGAAAAAGAAAGAACTGAATTAGAAGAGCAGCAAATCTACGATGACATTGATGAGTTAAAAGTTATTGTTTGGGATATTCAGAAAAAAATTGACTCAAATTTATTAGAGCTTAAACACAGAATTGATGAAACAGAAAAAGAACAAGAACTTACACTCCTTAATTTTTTAAGAAAAGTAAAGAACAAAGATGATATCTTTACAGAGGAATATGTTCTTAACAATTATACTGAAGTCCTTGAAATATTCTCACTTCTTGATGTAGAAAATAAAAAACTTCCAAAAAATATATCCCCCGAACTTGAAGGTGAGATAAATCGATATTTGTCAAATATTGAATACAGGATTGAAAAAGTGGAGGACATTCTAAAAAAGGACTATGAAATATTTTTGAAGGAAATTGAAGAAAAAAACAAGTGCCTAGATGAGGAATTTATTTCAGAAAACTTTGATCAGACTAGAGAGATTTATTCTTCTTTGATTGAAAAGAAGAAACAGCTTAAGGGTGGAAGAGTTACACTTATTGAGAATAATCTTAAAATTTTAAGCGAGAGGATAAAAGAAATTGAAGATAGAAAAAGAATGGACCTCTTAACTATACTTGATGAAGTTGAAAAACTACTCCCTATTTTCACAGAACAATATATATTGGATAATCCCCTTGATTCGAGAGAAGTGTATGAGAAATACAGCAAAATAGGAAATACTTTGAAAGGGACAATAGACTCTAAAATTGAAGAAAAAGTTAGTAAATCTATCAATAATATACTTTCAAGGATTGAAAACGTTGAAAAGAGAGAAATTGAAAATCTTTCTTTCGTCTATGACAGGACTGGAAGAGCCCTCGAAAAATATACTGAAGATTATATTGCTGGAAACTTATCCGAGGCAGAGAGAACTTATGTTGCATTGTCAA from Methanofastidiosum sp. encodes the following:
- the glnA gene encoding type I glutamate--ammonia ligase codes for the protein MDKEQVKKIIKEKNIKYVRLQFVDMLGIPKNFSISVDLLDSVFESGMGFDSSSIKGFTDISHSDSVLMPDPDTFKIIPWLDEARIICDVCYPTTLKPFEGDPRSLLKKEIQKLAEEKMEFYVGPEIEFHLLKQENGKLVPHDSGGYADFSPLDLGEEIRNKAGLYMQMMGVKSEITHHEVGSGQHEIDFRFKESALEAADDVITYKQVVKNIAAKEGLVVTYMPKPFYGQAGNGMHCHQSVFQNGRNVFYDPKTKNLSDKGRWYIGGILKHAKALTAICSPSVNSYKRLVPGYEAPVYIAWGWSNRTTLVRLPGYDPTNEKALRIEFRSPDPTCNPYLSFTAMLKAGMDGIENQIEPPEPVDYDLFELSLAELEERGIETLPINLGEAIKELENDKVIRDSLGKHISTKYIEHKKKVWEEYSMYVTDWEFQKYLRY
- the dph5 gene encoding diphthine synthase, with amino-acid sequence MLYLIGLGLSEKDLSLKAFEVLSKVKNIYVDTYTNYFDFDLLWLEKKLGTKVIPLSREDIEKNPLFLDIAKSDDVALLVSGDPLVATTHTDILLRAIKRGIQTKIFHASSIYSAIAETGLHIYRFGKTASIPYPEENFSPRSFYDVVIENKERNLHTMLLLDVKKEKNLFMDPKEAMDILKRIDESRIIGEIIIISRIGHEDQRIIYGDIDELVNFDKEFYGSPPHTLVIPAELHFAEEEYLISLAEIHKNSKNK